In Pyrus communis chromosome 8, drPyrComm1.1, whole genome shotgun sequence, one genomic interval encodes:
- the LOC137741819 gene encoding antifungal protein ginkbilobin-like protein translates to MGIHLMKIAVTLTLIGFAGFFFCSVVRCTPDTNVTNVLCNGGLYTAGDPFAVSLAYVLQELETAAPAHKNYDYYNISPYPNAFAYGHASCGKNITAPDCTTCLGAAKTDMSVTCQNAIGGRAVLVDCAVRYEQYPFTD, encoded by the coding sequence ATGGGCATTCATCTCATGAAAATTGCagtaaccctaaccctaatcggATTCGCAGGGTTTTTCTTCTGCAGTGTGGTAAGATGCACTCCAGACACAAACGTGACAAACGTTCTATGCAACGGAGGGTTGTACACAGCTGGTGATCCTTTTGCTGTAAGCCTAGCCTATGTTCTTCAAGAATTGGAAACTGCCGCACCAGCTCACAAGAACTATGATTACTACAACATATCTCCTTACCCTAATGCGTTTGCGTACGGCCATGCTTCTTGTGGCAAAAACATCACAGCCCCAGATTGCACTACTTGTCTTGGTGCTGCAAAAACAGACATGTCAGTGACGTGTCAAAATGCGATAGGCGGTCGTGCAGTTCTGGTTGATTGTGCAGTAAGGTATGAGCAATACCCATTTACTGACTGA
- the LOC137741485 gene encoding aluminum-activated malate transporter 7-like — protein sequence MKDDSISSSCKSVLNSKSKDETLANFAKWEPWHGKFGLKYPWTKYLQVGELLRELATIVISLKGCLQSPRQPSWSLRQSIEEPSEAVGLTLAWSLRELGESLVKMRRCNREAVIIPKLKSMRLELSSIVSPSKFGPIENVDGLAIASFVFLLTEMIEKLEELAKEIEELGELAGFHAK from the exons ATGAAGGATGATTCCATTTCTAGTAGTTGCAAGTCGGTATTGAACTCCAAGTCAAAGGATGAGACACTG GCAAATTTTGCGAAATGGGAACCATGGCATGGAAAGTTTGGTCTCAAGTACCCATGGACAAAATACCTACAAGTTGGAGAGCTTCTTCGAGAGTTAGCTACCATTGTCATTTCCCTCAAAGGTTGTCTTCAATCTCCTAGACAG CCGTCGTGGAGTCTGAGGCAGTCTATCGAAGAGCCTAGTGAAGCTGTAGGATTGACACTTGCTTGGAGCCTAAGAGAGCTTGGAGAGAGCCTTGTGAAGATGAGAAGATGCAACCGGGAGGCTGTGATAATTCCCAAATTGAAGTCAATGAGACTAGAACTGAGCTCGATTGTTTCTCCTTCAAAGTTTGGACCAATAGAGAATGTTGATGGACTTGCAATTGCAAGCTTTGTCTTCTTGTTGACAGAGATGATTGAAAAGTTGGAAGAATTGGCGAAGGAGATTGAAGAACTTGGAGAGCTTGCTGGTTTTCATGCTAAATAG